aaaaagggggagaaaaaaaagagagagagataaacaACTTGACTGTGccattttttttggttgaaaaaatgCAAATTTTCCAAATCATAATAGCTACAGATTCCAAGAACATTTTTAATCAGATAAAAAGAACATTTACTATGTTATAATCAGTGTCAGTCAAGAAATGCATTACCATAACTAATTCGACCCCTAGTTCAGGTCGCTCAAATTGAACCCGGCACCAAGTACGATCAACTGTTAAAACTTTTCCATCATGAATCTCTCTTGTCCTGGGATGAAGAGCAACAACACGTTGTCCAACTGATAAAGGTGGTGCTAGATCAGTTGGAAGTCCCTCCCTGGTACCAGCACGAAGTTCAGTATAATGTGTTCTAACAGAATCACGATATTGGTTAAGcttctccttttcttcctttAAGAATTGCTCAGAAAATCTCCGCGGTTTTCCAAGAGAACTGCACCAGCAAGAAAGCAAGAGTTAAGTCTTTAGAAGACACTTCACAGAGCCTAGAAACTGCATAAAACATGAGAAGTTGAAATGCAAGCACCTTCTTATGACACCCCATTCAACACGAGTCAATCTTGGAACATGGCCCAACCCTACATGATCCAAATACTCCACAAATTCCTTTTTAGCAAACCATGGGTAATCAATTGCACTGTAGAACCACTCAAAAGCACACCATCTCCGTACCCGATAGCAAGATAGGCAATTAGAAAGCTTTTCCtgcaattaaaatttatatatacaaaaatatttaaactttaaggAACCAAACATTATAGAAATGGacataacaaaaaattttaacctTAAGAGTGCGTGCCCTGTCCTGGACTGAAGGAATGGGTATTATAGGTTGGTCATTTACATAATTCTCAGCAAACCTCAAATCTTTCTGGAAAGATGGCTTCTGAGTATCCATCTTACGCCTGCTTCTCACTTTAGTAGGTAAATGAACCTGGTTGGCAGAAGAAACCTGTGCAGGTACAACCAAATAGTTCTCCTCTCTTCTGGTTTCAGTACTTGAAGAACAGCGTTCTGGAGGTTTTACCAACTTCCCTTGTTTTGGGTGTGAAGCACTATGAGAAGAGCGTTTACCTTTACTCACAGGTTTCTTCCCTTCATCTGTAGCCTAGAACCAAGAATAGTAGTAAAATAACATCAAAGATGGCAAACGTTCCATGATATACAAAACAGAAGGCACGtgaaacaaaatcaaattgCAATTCCAGTTGCAAAAAGTACCAAACTAAAGGAAGTCTATATGTGAATTAAACGATTTCAACCTTAATACCTGTACAGAAAGTTTATGAATTTACAATGCAAAGCATAAccctaaaaatttaaacttccagagagggaaaaaaaacaattctggTTAGTTATTGGATACATATAAAAATGGTCTCTTATATACTCTTTAGGAAATGGGATTGGCAAAGTTTTTTGTAATCAAAACAAAGTCATTACTTCCATAGAACTGTTAAAAAGTATTTAACAATAAAAGAATTGCACACCTCAGTTTTTTGGGAAACACTCAAATTAGAATCGGAATGAGTTTCACTTTCCATACCCTGCAATTGACAGACAATTTTGTGAATGGTAAACAATTAATGTCATGAGCTGGATGAAACATCTATCAGAATATCAGCAGAAAATAAAACACGGGCTGGCATGCAGATGCTAGTTAAAGTTACATAGATCTAACCTTAAAGCCAAAGGACTTCTGTTTTCTTTTCCGGCTTCCCGTGATAGATGGTTGAGGCCCCTCCTTTATTTCAGGGAAAGAACTAATATCAAGTGCTGAGAATTTTTCGAGTTTCGATGCTTTAAGAGGTGGGATGTTGACTCCAGGAACTGAATTATTCCCTTTCACTTTAGCTCCCAAGGTTCTAGGTTTTTCTCTTCTATGGTTCACAGGCATAACATCCAGCGTCTTAGACTCATCAACGATATCAATATTTTCTCCCTTGACTGGAACAGATGACtctacacaaaaataataaataatcaaatctcgaaaaaaattttgaggtataagttttgaaataaaaagttGAACATTGACAGAGAAAATCAGATAATAACAGAGGacataaattcaatataaaataaaatcataatactTTAACCTCACCTCATTGACAACCAATAATACCACAAGTACTGTGAAGGATATGACAAGAACAAATAGAACAAAAAGGATTGCTTGAAAACCAGGGAAGTAAAAAAGAAGGGGATAAAAAGACAGACAAGCCACCAGTATTTAACTAAAACAtacaaaaatatgtttcaacttaaagaaaaaaaaaaaattgtaggtaaatttttgtccccatcgGGATGTGAACCTGGAACCTCATCTCCAATTCTTTACCACTTAACCCAAGCCTCAAGGGCATGTTTCAACTCAAATTATGCTCTGAAGGTCAACTGGGAGTGGCTTTGGGAATGCCACTCATTCTTTAGAATATAAAAACGTTAAAAAAATGCTCCTCCTTTCACCACAAGTAATCAATTATTTGACATGAGCAATGGGAACAGAAGTTTTGACAATTGGTGGaacacattttatttttttcaagttaacTAGAATTTTTACACATACCAAGATAGTCTAGCAGTTGAAATGATGGGGCAAACTGCATGCAAAATACATTTCAAGATTCATAAGAAAACCTAGTACAATCAGATAGCATTGAGATTCCCACAATATTTTATCATTCATAAGGTTGCACTGATGCATTTGATTGATAAATTCCTAAAAACACAGGAATCCCCTACCAATGCTACTGTTAATAAAGAACCAAGGATTCCATTGGCATAATGGTATCTGCTAGTGACTGTGAAATTAGACCGTACCCTTCaagcaaataaaagaaataaagcaaaaatcaaAACCATCAAATATGACAAGAaatctttcaaaaatatatcataaaaacAGTACCAGCTATCAATGTTGTATGCATACCCTTCAGAGCTATCTAGCTCgatatttcattttataaaacGTTAATTTGCacaacattttaaaaatgtctAGGGGGGCGCGTGTGTATGTGAGTGTGTGCgtgcgagagagagagagagagactaaGAGAGAGAGTCTATCCATTCACTAAGCCTGACTAGTCATCACAATATCTTAAGAAGGGTAAAAGTTCAAAGAAATTTTGTTACCAGTGTCAATATTTGTTGCAGGCATCATCAAGGATAAATCTGCCAAAGTTTGCAGGGCATCAAAGGCAGTGCCTTCATCTACacagagaaataaaataaaataaaaaatgagtaataCTTGAAATACACACAAGCATCAAGGACAGGCACAAGTTGAATTGAATCCCAGCGAACAAAAAatcaggaaaagaaaaaaaatactagatCATATTAAACAATAATGCCAACAAAATGTCAATACGCATAATCGGAGTGCACAAGGGGTCTGTTATCAGACTTTTTCACTAGCTATAACTAAATATACATTCCACTACAGCCTGTTAAGCAAGGTCGTACAAtcgaaaaaactaaaaaataaataaataaataaataaaacaaaataaaatttttggaacAGTTCAACTACTAAATCTTAACAATTTGCATTCTGCTTCCAGTACACATTGACAAAGACAGCATCCAAGAGACCCAAATATGTTGAACAAGAAGACAAAATTCCTAAGACAAAATATAATTCACATTTTTTCCCATGTTTTGAGGTATAAGTACACAAGATTCGAGTTGATAAAGATCACAGTTTTATGTTTACTATTATAATCAATCTCACACATATAAATACACAAACAATTTGCAAGGGTTAATTTTCCTAAATTAGCTAACCCTGAATCAGGCCGCAGTTTCAGAAGCAAACAACAAGAGCTGTTTGAACCTGAAATTTTTGGTGCATCATTAGAAAATCATCACCAACTGAAATTTGTAAAGAGTCATAATCTTGCTTGTCTCCAGCTTTCTCCAGCACAGTCTCCTCAATGCTTTCACTGCTTTACTGGACAAAACTTTGTTAACAGGAAGAGATATCTACTTCAACAATCGTTTTCTCATAGGTTATTTTTTTCTGGGAGACAGAATAGAATCCCAAATCTTTCCATCTCATTCCCAACCAAAACCCCTTGCCACTTGAGCCAAGAGTCAAGGGCTTAACTTGCTTCAAcaataaattttgtgaaaaattcaAGAGAAGGAACAAGACAAGATTCTGAAGAGAATAAAGAAAGTTATCCTCAATCCAGTTTCCAATCATAAAAGATGTACTTTTATAGGAAACTTTTCTTTTACATGGATCATAGgtaactttttttattacatgGAATTGAACCTGGAATCTTCTTCATTTACACACCAACTCATGCTgcatgaaaaattttcaaccaaaaaaaaaaaaaaacacaaagcaaaacaaaaggATATGAAGCAGCATGTTCCAaacaaaatgggaaaaagaaaagaaacaaaacaatatGTCAACGAAACAAAGAAGATTCAAAATTGGAAAGAAGACAACTGGATTTGCTCTATGTAATAAAATAAAGGCAACTTGCATAGtcataagaaataattatataaaaggaaaaacagtAGAATTTTAATGCAAACATACCTCCTCCAAAAAGAACCTTTTTGCTTCTCTTCCTTGTACCCTGAGAAGAGGACCGTACAATTTTTGCATCCACAACCTCTGTTTCAAGTCTTCCTCTGACAGCACTCAGCTTTTGTCCCTCCTCCGTCCCACTACAAGCTTCTTTTATGTCATCCAAATGATTGTTACCACTATCTTCAACTTCTGCCTTCTTCCCATAAAATTTCTTCCCCTTCTGTTGAACTTCTACTGTACCAACACCTTCTGCAtttgtcaaataatttttatctctAGCATAATCTCCATTATCAGCTTCCATGCTTCCTAAACTTCCTTCAAAACCAGCCTCATCCATTTCACTACCAATAATCTTGGCACTGGTCATTTCTGAGTCAGCATGCTAAATCCCATGAAGAGGTTACAATCAATTACAATCAATTTCATGATAAATGCTCAAAAAGCAACACAAGCcatcaaataaaaagtaaacaaGTACCATCCTTTCACCATTCTGAACAGGTGATGATCTAATGTTATCCATTCTTCTGTTTGGCGTTTGAGAAACTTGAGGAGAACCACCCCTCTGTGACGCTTTTGCCAATGTTAATGCTACCTCATGAGCAACATCATCGTCAACAGAATCTACCTTTAATTTCAGACCTTGCCTAGTTGGAGAAAAGTACTTCTGGCCATTATCTTTATCATATGAATATGAAACAGGAAATCGGGGTGTCCTTTTTCCAACAGCTCGTGGTCTACTTCCTAAAAAGACATAGAAAGCAGCATCAGCAAATTCAAGTCTCAATATCACTTTCATTATAATAAGAAAGAATTAGCCATCTTACTTCAGGAACCAATGTAAAAAAGTACACCAAgaagaaaccaaacatagaaaTTCACATTTTACCTCTCAATTCCTTAATAAGTTTACATCAGGAATtgacaaaattatatatatatatatatgtgtgtgtgtgtgtgtatgcgCGCGCGCGTGTGCACTCGCGTGCGCACATGTGTGTAAAGAGTGAGAGAGAGTGTTTACCACCAGAGCGCTTCTTTTTCAACAATGAAAGGCAACCATAACTTGATGCAGCTAAAGGTGACTGCGACAGATCAGGAAAATGCCCATCCAATTCTTTAGATGAGTTAGGCCGAATTTTTCCCCGACCACGTTTTGGAGGTTTTCGTGATGTTCCGGTTCCATCATTGCTTTCTTGTCCACTATCACTTCCCTCCTGACACAGCATAACCAATTTATTGTACTACCATCAAATATACTATACTACCATTTAATACCTAAGGTGCTTGTCAATGTGCCCAGATATACACTTCTTCCACACTTTTAGAacagggaaaaaagaaaaaaaagcctCACATGCCCCCAAAGAAGGTGTTTGGGGAGGTGGGGGGAGAGAGACATTCCTCTTTAAAAGCTGGGTGCCTGAGATTCAAAGCAGAAGTAGCAGCAAACCAATTGCACTGATAGCACTATTACTGTTATCATTTCAGATGGCTTAAGTACATTTTTCTTCCTGTTGTTTCTCCATTTTTATCACAAATTTTGGCGTTCCCTTTCTCTATGTGCATACAAGTCAAAGGGAAAACAACATTTGGGTGCTAAACACAAACTCCACAATCTCTCAATAAGTACAGCTGAAACATATCGATAGAAACTAAGAGGCATAGAAAATCCAAAACCTTggttgaaattaaatttgaatctCACCAGAACCGTGTAGTGGTCAGTCATCATTGCTATTAGTCCAACCACAGAAGCAGTCCCCTCAGGAAGAGATAAGTAAGCCTGAAAATATAGCACATGAATCGCCAACTTTTAATGAAAACCATGCTCTGTTGCTAATGAAAACCTCATCATTAATGCCTGATATTCACTATTTTTAAGGATTAGAATTCATCACATAAGGGATAGTATTGGCCAAAATACTGTAATAAGCAC
This region of Vitis vinifera cultivar Pinot Noir 40024 chromosome 5, ASM3070453v1 genomic DNA includes:
- the LOC100261468 gene encoding protein ALWAYS EARLY 3 translates to MAPTKKSRTVTKRFSYVSDISPKKDGEKANKSGLRKRKLSDMLGSQWSKEELERFYEAYRKHGKDWKKVASVVRNRSVEMVEALYTMNRAYLSLPEGTASVVGLIAMMTDHYTVLEGSDSGQESNDGTGTSRKPPKRGRGKIRPNSSKELDGHFPDLSQSPLAASSYGCLSLLKKKRSGGSRPRAVGKRTPRFPVSYSYDKDNGQKYFSPTRQGLKLKVDSVDDDVAHEVALTLAKASQRGGSPQVSQTPNRRMDNIRSSPVQNGERMHADSEMTSAKIIGSEMDEAGFEGSLGSMEADNGDYARDKNYLTNAEGVGTVEVQQKGKKFYGKKAEVEDSGNNHLDDIKEACSGTEEGQKLSAVRGRLETEVVDAKIVRSSSQGTRKRSKKVLFGGDEGTAFDALQTLADLSLMMPATNIDTESSVPVKGENIDIVDESKTLDVMPVNHRREKPRTLGAKVKGNNSVPGVNIPPLKASKLEKFSALDISSFPEIKEGPQPSITGSRKRKQKSFGFKGMESETHSDSNLSVSQKTEATDEGKKPVSKGKRSSHSASHPKQGKLVKPPERCSSSTETRREENYLVVPAQVSSANQVHLPTKVRSRRKMDTQKPSFQKDLRFAENYVNDQPIIPIPSVQDRARTLKEKLSNCLSCYRVRRWCAFEWFYSAIDYPWFAKKEFVEYLDHVGLGHVPRLTRVEWGVIRSSLGKPRRFSEQFLKEEKEKLNQYRDSVRTHYTELRAGTREGLPTDLAPPLSVGQRVVALHPRTREIHDGKVLTVDRTWCRVQFERPELGVELVMDIDCMPLNPLENMPASLTKHSLAVNKFFENVSELKMNGGPKDRKITEYGKFSTSENMENVDGPSHLSPSTYPINNLLKQTKAGSTNANFHAKVGSGEAANSQQVANSQSIILAQNQGKEADVQALSELTRALDKKEAVLCELRRMNDEVSENYKDGDSSLKESDLFKKQYAALLVQLNEVDEQVSSALIRLRQRNTYRGNSPVTWPKPMASLADPGGLMSSFDCSSCYTQESGTHVVEIVESSRKKARTMVDAAMQAMSSLKEEGNNVERIEDAIDFVNNRLLVDDSGMSTMRSSAAPDPLHGSLASQDQFTSCTSNPLSGSQAPDLKLNISSDDNEAQIPAELITHCVATLLMIQKCTERQFPPANVAQILDSAVTSLQPCCSQNLPIYAEIQKCMGIIRNQILALIPT